The genomic segment GGCCACAAGGCCAAGATATCAGACTTTGCCTGGAACAAAGACGAGCCTTTGGTCATCTCAAGTGTAGCTGAAGACAACAGTCTTCAAGTCTGGCAAATGGCGGAAAGCATCTACCgcgaagatgatgaggatgatgatgaagaaggcaACCAAAATGCACAATGAAAACCAGAAATGATTATTAAGTCTTTTGGTTGATgatggtaactgttgttgttaACGTGGTTgagccaatatatatattaaacaagtTTGGTGTATGCACTACCCTAAGTACGAAATAATTGTTTTTCCAGGACATATGCTATGATTCTTGAGATTTACAATAAACTACAGCCTGATTCTGGGATTAGatcaaataaaagttaaaactataaATCCCATAGAAGTCAACAAAAGGGTTTGCTAAGCAACTTGGGATCACAATTGTAaaaacattgcaatgttacagtTAGGCTAGAACAGAGACACTGAGACAGCCACCTCAAGCTCGAAGTACAAAAACATTCTGCTTCATGGGCATACCTTGTTCTTCACCAAACAACATGATGCTTAACGGGAAATCGAAATCCTGCCTTTACTACCAAACCTGGGTACTATTCAATAAGATTCAAGAATCCTCAAGTATAGTTGTTCTCTTTAAAGCATATAAGGTAGGAGATCTCAGGAAGTGAATCTTTTATAACTCACCTGTCCAGAGATCTCACTCGGGCCATAAAGACACTCACTCCCCACCAACTCCTTAAAGCTGTAATTCAGCAGTTTAATAAAACTTCATGCATCTCATCAACAACTTCTGTAGCCAAACAACTGCTACTTGCCATGCACAGAGCCAATATTCAATCAACTTCTTCGACACAAGCTTAAGAAGAAGCAACTCAAGTATGGAAACAAATGGCAGGAGCACACAAAATATTTGAGTTTGTATTAACAATATCATCCTTCTAGTTCGGCAAGCTCAACAAGGAAATACAATGGTAGGTAAACAGAGtcagagaacaaaaaaacaaaaatgagaacACAAAGGAACCTGTGAGAACACAAAGGAACCTGAGCGGAGCTGATGCTGCAGCTAAACTCTATAACTTATTTGGAATACAATATCTATGCTGGTGGAAATAGATGGTACAAGCTTGATGGTACTTCAAACAGCTCTTGATGCGCGATGTCCACCTAaacaatgagaaaaaaacataagtgaGTTCATACCAATTCTATGAAACAAACTAAAGGAGAACATCAAGAATCTGCTTCACGTTACATAAAACATACAAGGCTAGAGTTGACCAATAATCAGAGTAAGTAAAATAACCTCCGGATTTCCACAGTTACCCCTAAAATCAAAACGATTTAAATAGAAAACTGGAAGGTATAAAAGTGCCACCTTTTCTCTTATTCGAGACAGGTGCATTGGCATTGTTGAATGATCCGTTTACATTCCCACCTAAGTTCTGATTAGCCAAGCATTGTAGCTGATCAAAATCACAACCACCCAGCCCTTGGTCATTGATAGATGCACCTTCTTGGTTATTCCCTCCAAACCCATTCTGAGGGCAGTAAACTTCATCATCGCATTGTACATTACACGGATTCATCATGTGGGAGAAAGAGGGAATATTAGGCTTCTGATAAGGAAAAGATCCAATCTCCCCATCAATCCTTCCTCTTAAATCAACAAGCAAACACTTAAGCCTTGAGACCTCAGCTTCCAAGGTAGCCTGATTTTGCAACCTCTTCACCAGCTGCTGATTGACCGCCCTAAGCCTTGCCACCTCGTCCTCCAAGGAAGCAGctttagccttcttcttctctctatacTTCCTAACAGCTTCTCGGTTCCCCAAAGGTCTCTTCTCACCCTTTTTCCCACAAGACTCAGCTGTATCATCAGTGGAAACTTTCTCATCGCTCTCATCAGGAAGAATCTTGGTGTGGACATGGAAACACGTGTGAGTATGGGTATTCTCTGGTCCCGTGGGGTTACAGGTGTGAGTGTGGGTACAAGCAgcattagtagtagtagtatccATCAAAAGCCCATCAAAGAAACTATCCATCGAACAGTTGCTAGGTGGTAACTCACCCATATCCGAACTCGAAAACACTTCCTGATTCGAGAATTCAAGCTCACCGTCCTCCATTACTAAAACAAACCCACCcaccacaaaacaaaatcaacctTTTCTCTTTAATTGACCTcaccaacacacaaaaaaaaatcgatactTTCCCAAAATCAAATCTCGAGCTCGTGAATCAATAAAAATCCCTAATTTCACAGCAATTCGAGCAATTCAGCTACAGAGGATACTCAAATTCTGCTAGATTCAAACACCCGATCCTCTAATTGAGGATAAAGCCCGTACCTTTACGCCGAAGCTGACTAAGCGGGATCGAAGCAAAACCCTAAAGAtcgaatttttttgtttgtgtttaagAAGAGTGATGGAATAAGGGAGAGCTCGAGTTTTAATAATAGAGTCGAAAAAGAGGTGAAAGGAAGAAGGACGAAGACGTATggtttataaagaagaagaagacgcacAAAACAGATGGCATCGTTTCGGTGGCCGGAGAAAAGACATGGACGTACGATAACGATTTCGAGTTGCacagattccttttttttttttaaattattaacccaaaattaattttaatttcgaaCGTGATTGGAGCTCAGcatcttttttatattaattaattttataattaagaagACTCAAAACTTTGTATTATCATCATACTAATATAAGACTAATAATATGGGATGTACCAACAAGTTacatgagaaaacaaaacaaaactaaataaattaagagcattgacttgaaaaagaaacaataatttcTCAAGTACGGacgtttatttgttttttctcatttttgtttcttttatttagtCTTGTCCAATTTCAGAACTTGGTCTTTGCTGgctatttataaaaaaaaattatacacatGACACAACTAATTTTCACCAATCATGTTCttattttagaaaatcaaaGCCAAATTTCTACAAATACAGCTAAAAAACCTAGAGCTATATAACTGGTACCAATTTATCTTCGTtatatttttgcttttctttttctttttgtctaccaaaacacaaatattttgAGACatcgaccaaaaaaaatgtagaaaccCGTAAAAGTATATTAGCCTTGGACGTTtataatatgtgttttttttttttctcaaaacggAATACTAATTATTGGCAAGAAGaagttgaatatttttattattagttaatTTATATTCTC from the Camelina sativa cultivar DH55 chromosome 12, Cs, whole genome shotgun sequence genome contains:
- the LOC104729711 gene encoding basic leucine zipper 19-like, producing the protein MEDGELEFSNQEVFSSSDMGELPPSNCSMDSFFDGLLMDTTTTNAACTHTHTCNPTGPENTHTHTCFHVHTKILPDESDEKVSTDDTAESCGKKGEKRPLGNREAVRKYREKKKAKAASLEDEVARLRAVNQQLVKRLQNQATLEAEVSRLKCLLVDLRGRIDGEIGSFPYQKPNIPSFSHMMNPCNVQCDDEVYCPQNGFGGNNQEGASINDQGLGGCDFDQLQCLANQNLGGNVNGSFNNANAPVSNKRKGGHRASRAV